The stretch of DNA GGTCGGCGGGTTCTTCTGGCCGATGTTGAAGAGCAGGCCGGAGGAGCACATGGGCGAGAAGGTGCCGGTGGTGACGACGTCCACTTCCTTGGCGGCCTTTTCCCTGCCGCTTTTCCTGACGACCTCGATCATCTCTTCGGCGTTGAGCACGACGGCCTTGCCGGAGCGGATGCGTGCGTTGATCTCGGCGATGGTCTTGTTCACCTTGAAGCTGCCCATGAAGCTCTCCTGCGGTCTTGATTCCCGGGGCAATGAGTTCCCGGGCCGTCCATGCTGGCCGAAAACCAGGGTGAAGGCAACGGCTTTTTTCCACAGCTTGCGGGCCTGGGGGTATGGCCCGCAGGGCGGCAAAGCACTTGGCTTGCCGGCCCTTTTGGGGTATAAATCACCAGTTGTCCGGCGCCAGGTTCAGCCCTTTTCAACATGCTGTTTTTTCAGCATCTTCGTCCACCCGAACACGCTCCTGCGGGCCGGTCCCGCAGACATGGAATCCATGAGTTCCCAACTGAAGGAAACACTGCGCCAGCACCTGCAAAAGGCCTATTCCGGGCAGGAGCTCAAGCGCTGGTTCGACCCCTTGCGCCTGGAATTCAGCGAGCCGGACAAGCGTCTGGACATCGGCTTTCCGCACGCCTTTTTCGCCCAGTGGTTCCAGGGCGCGGTGCAGGAGCGTTTCGAGCAGGAGTTACACGCCTTTTTCGGGCCGGGCTATGTCTTGAGCTACCAGAGCGCCGCGCCGGTGGCCGAGGCCGCCGAGCAGCGCCCCGGGGAAGCCAAGTCCATCGACTTCCCCTTCGGCCACCAGTTCACTTTCGACAACTTCCTGACCAACAAGAAGAACTTCTTTCCGCTGACCACGGCCCGCGAGGTGGCCAAGCAGAACGACATCATCTTCAACCCGTTCATTGTCAGCGGCGAGGCGGGCTCGGGTAAGACGCATCTCATCAAGGCCATCGCCAACGAGGTCAGCAAGAAATTCAGCCCCGAGAGCGTGTTTTTCGGCAGCGTGGAGGACCTCTACAACCTCTACAACGGCGATTTCGACAACGACCGCTTCAAGGCCCGGACCCACGTCTACAAATACCGTTTCCTGTTCATCGACGAGTTCCAGCTCATCAAGAAATACAAGGGCTTCCAGACGGAGCTCATCAATCTTTTCAATTATTTCTACGACAACAAGAAGCAGATGATTTTTTGCTGCTCGGACAAGCTGCCCTCCTACGAATTCCTGGACCCCAAGCTCAAGAGCCGTCTGGAGTGGGGGCTGATCGTCAACCTCAAGCGCCCGGACCTGGACATCAGGGTGCGCTATATCGAGCAGTATTGCCGCCTGAAGCGCATCAACCTGACCCGCGAGCAGGTGCTGAGCCTGGCCCAGCGCTTCACCGATTTGCGCTTCTTACAGGGAATTCTTCTTAAATTCTACGCATATAAAGAGTTTGTGAACAAGGCGTTCACCGACAGGGACTTCGAGCAGATCCTTTCGCAGACCGCAGGCACGGCCAGGAAGCAGATCCGCCCCGAGGTGATCATCGAGACGGTGGCCGAGCATTTCGAGGTGGACAAGAAGGATCTGACGGGCACCAGGCGCCACAATCAGGTGGTGCGCGCCAGGCAGCTGGCCATGTTCCTGTGCCGCGAGCTCATCGGCAGTTCGTACCCGGCCCTGGGGCGGCTGTTCGGCGGGCGCGACCACTCCACCGCCCTGTATGCCATCAAGAAAGTGAAGAAAATGCAGGATGACAACGCGGAAATGAAAAACATAGTGACACTGCTCAAGCGCAAGTGCCTGGCCCGGGGCTAGGGCCCGGGGGCGGTGTGCGCATCCCGGGGCTCCGCGCCGGAATGCGCCGCAAGGGAATCCTTATAAAGTGAATGAAACCTGAAGGTTGATTGTGAAAGGAACACGGGTGACAGCCCTGCTTCCACAACCAATTCTTTTCATCAATGAACAGAAGAAGAGCAAGGAGAGCGCGATGTACCTCAAGGTCTTCAGGGACGACATCATCGAGGGGCTCCAGAAATCGGCCGCCATCATCCCCGCCAAGACCGGGGCGGCAGTGCTGCGCACCATCTGGCTCAAGGTGGAAAACGATAGCCTGCGCATCATGTCCACGGACTCCAACCTGGAGTTCTGCGGCTGGTATAACGCCGAGATCGTCGAGAAGGGGCTGGTGGGCGTCCAGGGCCGTTCGTTCTACGACCTGATCCGCAAGCTGCCCCCGGGGCAGATCACCCTGCGCGTGGACCAGGACGCCCAGCAGCTCTCCATCCAGCAGAACAGCCGCAAGTACAAGCTGCCCACCAACGAGGCCAGCTGGTTCACCGATTTTTCGGAATTCCCCGAGGAAGGCTCGGTGTTCTGGTCCGGCGATTTCCTGCAGGATCTCATCGACCGTACGGCCTACTGCATCAGCGAGGAGGACACCATGGAGGCCATCGCCTGCATGAACCTGACCCCCTCCAAGACCACCGAGCACATCGAGGCCTGCGGCCTCAACGGCCACCAGTTCGCCATGACCCGTTTCCTGCAGGACGACCTGCGCGCGCTCTTGCCCGAAGGCGGGGTGCTCATCCAGCGCAAGTTCCTGGCCGAGCTGAAAAAGTGGCTCTCCGCCGACGAAATCGAGCTGAACATCGACAACAAGCGGCTGTTCTTCCGCACGGCGGACAAGAAAGAGCAGTTCAGCCTGCCGCTGTCGTTCTACCAGTACCCCGACTACAACGCCTTCCTCTCCAAGATCCGCGAGGACGGCGTGTGCCAGCTCACGGTGGACCGCCTGGAAATGGTGGACACCCTGGAGCGCATCATGATTTTCAACACCGACAACAACCGCTGCACGTATTTCCAGTTCGCTGGCAACGAGCTGACCCTGTACAGCCAGGGCCAGGACGTGGGCACGGCGTCGGAATCCCTTGAGGTGGAGTTTTCCGGCGACCTGAAAAAGATCGCCTTCCCCACCCGCAACCTGATCGAGATCCTCAACCACTTCCAGTCCGAGAAGGTCACCTTCCGCCTGACCGGGGCCGAAGGCCCCTGCGGCATCGTCGGCGCCGACGACTCCGACTACCAGGTCATCATCATGCCGATGAAGATCGTCGAGGAGACCTACTACAGCGAGG from Desulfocurvus vexinensis DSM 17965 encodes:
- a CDS encoding DnaA ATPase domain-containing protein, which translates into the protein MSSQLKETLRQHLQKAYSGQELKRWFDPLRLEFSEPDKRLDIGFPHAFFAQWFQGAVQERFEQELHAFFGPGYVLSYQSAAPVAEAAEQRPGEAKSIDFPFGHQFTFDNFLTNKKNFFPLTTAREVAKQNDIIFNPFIVSGEAGSGKTHLIKAIANEVSKKFSPESVFFGSVEDLYNLYNGDFDNDRFKARTHVYKYRFLFIDEFQLIKKYKGFQTELINLFNYFYDNKKQMIFCCSDKLPSYEFLDPKLKSRLEWGLIVNLKRPDLDIRVRYIEQYCRLKRINLTREQVLSLAQRFTDLRFLQGILLKFYAYKEFVNKAFTDRDFEQILSQTAGTARKQIRPEVIIETVAEHFEVDKKDLTGTRRHNQVVRARQLAMFLCRELIGSSYPALGRLFGGRDHSTALYAIKKVKKMQDDNAEMKNIVTLLKRKCLARG
- the dnaN gene encoding DNA polymerase III subunit beta; this encodes MYLKVFRDDIIEGLQKSAAIIPAKTGAAVLRTIWLKVENDSLRIMSTDSNLEFCGWYNAEIVEKGLVGVQGRSFYDLIRKLPPGQITLRVDQDAQQLSIQQNSRKYKLPTNEASWFTDFSEFPEEGSVFWSGDFLQDLIDRTAYCISEEDTMEAIACMNLTPSKTTEHIEACGLNGHQFAMTRFLQDDLRALLPEGGVLIQRKFLAELKKWLSADEIELNIDNKRLFFRTADKKEQFSLPLSFYQYPDYNAFLSKIREDGVCQLTVDRLEMVDTLERIMIFNTDNNRCTYFQFAGNELTLYSQGQDVGTASESLEVEFSGDLKKIAFPTRNLIEILNHFQSEKVTFRLTGAEGPCGIVGADDSDYQVIIMPMKIVEETYYSEEDGN